The region TGAAATTGATAAACTGATTAAGAAAGGGGATGATGTCCTCTACAATCTTTCCCGGATGAATACGGATCTTCAAAATGCCCGTGTAAGCATGATAGGTATTTCCAATGACCTGAAGTTCACTGAATTTCTGGATCCACGTGTGAAAAGTTCTCTGGGTGAGGAGGAAATTATCTTTCCACCCTATGATGCCGAACAGATAAGCGATATTCTCAGGCAGCGTGCGGCTATTGCCTATAAGGAAAACAGCATGGATGATATGGTAATTCCTCTATGTTCTGCTTTTGCGGCACAGGAACACGGCGATGCACGGCGTGCTCTTGATCTGATGAGGGTTGCCGGGGAAATAGCCGAACGGGAAAAGAAGAATATTATCGAGGAAGAACACGTCAGGCAGGCCCAGGAAAAAATCGAAGTGGATCGTATAGTGGAGGTTATCCGTACTCTTCCTACCCAGTCCAAGCTCGCTCTCTATAGTGTAATGCTGCTACGTAATAATGGCCACCGTAATGTGACAACGGGTGAAGTGTATAACGTTTATAGGCAGTTATGCCGCAATGTTGATACCGATATCCTGACCCAGAGAAGGGTAACCGATCTCATATCAGAACTTGATATGCTGGGTATCCTCAATGCTATAGTTGTGAGTAAGGGTAGGTATGGGCGTACCAAGGAAATAGTCCTGAGTGTACCTGTTGAAAGCACCAAGAAAGTATTGCTTGAGGATTATCGTCTCAATATGCTGGCTGATTTCAAACCGGTACTAACAGCCCAGATGCATCTTTAAGGCGGAATTATTAAATTGAGCAGGTTAAACCTGTCCTTCTTTTTTAGAGATATATCAGGACAACAGTAATCGTATATGTCCAATATAAGGAACCTTATAACGGGCAACACCGATGATCCATTCTTCTTTTACAGGAGCAAGATAACTGATCTGGCCCTGCTGGTCATAGTAGCTATTTGTTTTCTTATTGTCCCCTTTGGTTATGTAACCTTCATGCGGAGCATCAGGTCCCCCTTCCCACATTTGTTCGCCTTCTTCAACAAAATACATGGCCCTGTGGATTACCGGGGTCACTCCTTTCTGCCCGTAGGGTCGGTATAAGATAACATCTCCCTTTTTTTCAAATGAGATATAGTCTTCAGGTGCATCCCGAAGTGTTTCTATCCGTGTCCTGTCAAGATCTTCGATAAAGATTATGTCTCCCCTGTACATATGGGGTTCCATACTTCCCGACTCCACCGCAACCATTGGGGTCCACATTCCAAAGAATAGCTGGGACAGGATGCCAATAACTGCAAGAATAGCCAGTACTGATAAAGCGTCACGTGCGATTCCCACCCAAAAATTATCGCTATTCTTAAAAGTATGAATTATTTCCCCTATTTCCATGAATATTTCTCCGAATTGGCAAACCAAATTTGTCTGTATCGAGTTTAAACTTATTGGTTTATTTGATAAAATAATGTTTACCAAAGTATTGTTATACAGGTAAATTCTTGTAACTACATTACCAATATAGAGGTCTGTAATGCAAGAAATGTCTTTTCTTTCTGATTTGCTTGAAGCAGGCTACCAGGTGAGTCCTCAGGCAGCCGAGCTTATAACTTCTCACAACAATCCCCGGGCCCTTATCAATCACATACTGGGAAGTGTGGATGATTCGGTATTCGTGATAGACGTTGATGATATTGATTTTACGGGATTTGAAGAAGTAAAGGATGTAGAGGTTCCATGCAAACAGGAACCTGTTGCAAATACAACTTCTGCAAATCCCATCTCCGTGCTTTGCGATATAACAGATTGTTCCACCTGTGTCGGGGAATATATGGAATTTGTACAGTATTTCCGCAACCGTTACAGTCGGCTGAGTGAGATGATCAGGGGCAGGGTCAATGCCAGACCCATGGAAAGCCTGAAAGGAAACAGACGTGTACCCGGGGATGAGATTTCCATAATCGGTATGGTATCAGAGATTAAAAATACGTCCAATGGTCATCGTCTGGTGCGTTTTGAAGACCCTACGGGTTCTTTCCAGGTACTTTTCAGTATGAATGATAAGGA is a window of Methanohalophilus mahii DSM 5219 DNA encoding:
- a CDS encoding ORC1-type DNA replication protein: MDNSSLDGLFEELLETESLFKNKEVLRPAYTPENLPHRSDQINNIATVLVSALRGHTPSNVLIYGKTGTGKTAVARYVGIELERKSDHLNVQCNVLYINCEVIDTQYRLLANLAKQFGEDVPMTGWPTDQVFFRFKEAVDSRKQVIIIILDEIDKLIKKGDDVLYNLSRMNTDLQNARVSMIGISNDLKFTEFLDPRVKSSLGEEEIIFPPYDAEQISDILRQRAAIAYKENSMDDMVIPLCSAFAAQEHGDARRALDLMRVAGEIAEREKKNIIEEEHVRQAQEKIEVDRIVEVIRTLPTQSKLALYSVMLLRNNGHRNVTTGEVYNVYRQLCRNVDTDILTQRRVTDLISELDMLGILNAIVVSKGRYGRTKEIVLSVPVESTKKVLLEDYRLNMLADFKPVLTAQMHL
- a CDS encoding signal peptidase I, with amino-acid sequence MEIGEIIHTFKNSDNFWVGIARDALSVLAILAVIGILSQLFFGMWTPMVAVESGSMEPHMYRGDIIFIEDLDRTRIETLRDAPEDYISFEKKGDVILYRPYGQKGVTPVIHRAMYFVEEGEQMWEGGPDAPHEGYITKGDNKKTNSYYDQQGQISYLAPVKEEWIIGVARYKVPYIGHIRLLLS